One window of the Pseudomonas lurida genome contains the following:
- the argE gene encoding acetylornithine deacetylase translates to MSASRDLLQTLVGFDTTSRESNLQLIEFVHDYLAGFGVACERVYNPERSKANLFASIGPVDTPGIVLSGHTDVVPVDGQPWTVPPFALTERDGKLFGRGTADMKGYIACVLALVPALVEAPLRMPVHIALSYDEEVGCLGVRSLLAVLEQRPVKPMLCIIGEPTELKPVLGHKGKLAMRCDVHGEACHSAYAPYGVNAIEHAADLINELGHIGQRLRAIQDPRFDPPFSTVQTGVISGGKALNIVPADCQFDFEVRALPSQDPAEVAEALKAYAAQQVLPRMQAVSAQSAIRFTELSAYPGLVTDERSQAAQLIAAFCGSREFGTVAFGTEGGLFDAVGIPTVVCGPGSMDQGHKPDEFVSVAQLQGCDAMLQRLLVAVAG, encoded by the coding sequence ATGAGTGCCAGCCGCGACCTGCTGCAGACACTGGTGGGGTTCGATACCACCAGCCGTGAGTCCAACCTGCAACTGATCGAGTTCGTGCATGATTACCTGGCAGGGTTTGGCGTGGCCTGCGAGCGAGTCTATAACCCAGAGCGCAGCAAGGCCAACCTGTTCGCCAGCATTGGCCCCGTAGACACACCGGGCATTGTGCTGTCGGGCCATACCGATGTGGTGCCGGTAGACGGCCAACCCTGGACAGTGCCGCCGTTCGCGTTGACCGAACGCGACGGCAAGCTGTTCGGCCGGGGCACCGCCGACATGAAAGGCTATATCGCCTGCGTCTTGGCGCTGGTGCCGGCATTGGTCGAGGCACCGCTGCGGATGCCGGTGCACATCGCCCTGTCGTATGACGAAGAAGTCGGTTGCCTGGGCGTGCGCTCGCTGCTCGCGGTCCTGGAGCAACGCCCGGTCAAACCCATGCTGTGCATCATCGGCGAACCGACCGAACTCAAGCCGGTGCTTGGCCACAAGGGCAAGCTGGCGATGCGCTGTGATGTGCACGGCGAGGCCTGTCATTCGGCCTATGCGCCGTATGGCGTGAATGCCATCGAGCATGCGGCAGACCTGATCAATGAACTGGGACACATCGGGCAGCGGTTGCGAGCCATCCAGGACCCCCGCTTTGATCCGCCCTTCAGCACGGTCCAGACCGGTGTGATCAGCGGGGGCAAGGCGCTGAATATCGTGCCGGCAGACTGCCAGTTTGATTTCGAAGTGCGTGCGCTGCCGTCACAGGATCCGGCCGAGGTGGCTGAGGCGCTCAAGGCTTACGCCGCGCAGCAGGTGTTACCGCGCATGCAAGCCGTGAGTGCGCAGAGTGCGATCCGCTTTACCGAGTTGTCGGCGTACCCCGGGCTGGTCACGGATGAGCGCAGCCAGGCCGCGCAGTTGATTGCAGCGTTCTGTGGCTCGCGAGAATTCGGCACCGTGGCGTTTGGGACCGAAGGCGGCCTGTTCGATGCGGTGGGCATTCCCACGGTGGTGTGCGGGCCGGGCAGCATGGACCAGGGGCATAAGCCGGATGAGTTCGTCAGCGTGGCACAGCTGCAAGGCTGCGATGCCATGTTGCAACGGCTACTCGTGGCGGTTGCTGGCTAA
- a CDS encoding flavin-containing monooxygenase yields MPTLNPTALRKDRDMTEALTKTDTLVVGAGQAGVAMSEHLSKQGVPHLVLERSRIAERWRTGRWDSLVANGPAWHDRFPGLEFDTVAPDGFAPKERVADYFEAYARKFNAPIRTGVDVLSVVRNVGRPGFTVHTSEGVIEANRVVAATGPFQKPVIPAIAPKDTVLHQIHSADYRNPAQLPAGAVLVVGAGSSGVQIADELQRSGRQVYLSVGAHDRPPRAYRNRDFCWWLGVLGEWDQAAMKPGREHVTIAVSGAHGGKTIDFRELAQQGMTLVGLTQAFNGNVASFQPNLVENLARGDENYLALLDAADAYIERNGLDLPLEPEARRVFPDADCIKNPILELDLAKAGVTSIIWATGFAVDYSWLKVAAFDAAGKPQHQRGVSSEAGIYFLGLPWQSRRGSSFIWGVWHDAKYVADHIAIQRQYLEYRNAAPVARPSTVSA; encoded by the coding sequence ATGCCAACGCTGAATCCAACTGCATTACGCAAGGACAGAGACATGACTGAAGCACTAACAAAAACAGACACCCTGGTGGTGGGCGCCGGTCAGGCTGGCGTGGCCATGAGCGAACACCTGAGCAAGCAAGGCGTGCCGCACCTGGTGCTGGAGCGCAGCCGCATCGCCGAGCGTTGGCGCACCGGCCGCTGGGATTCTCTGGTGGCCAACGGTCCGGCCTGGCATGACCGGTTTCCCGGCCTGGAATTCGATACGGTCGCGCCGGACGGCTTTGCGCCAAAAGAACGCGTGGCCGATTACTTTGAAGCCTATGCCCGCAAGTTCAACGCACCGATCCGTACCGGCGTCGACGTGCTGTCCGTGGTCCGCAATGTCGGCCGTCCCGGCTTCACCGTGCACACCAGCGAAGGCGTGATCGAAGCCAACCGAGTGGTTGCCGCAACCGGGCCGTTCCAGAAGCCGGTCATTCCGGCCATCGCGCCGAAGGACACGGTGCTGCACCAGATCCACTCCGCCGATTATCGCAACCCTGCGCAACTGCCGGCCGGCGCCGTGCTGGTGGTGGGTGCAGGTTCGTCCGGCGTGCAGATCGCCGATGAATTGCAACGATCCGGGCGCCAGGTATACCTCTCGGTCGGGGCGCACGATCGTCCGCCGCGCGCCTACCGCAACCGCGACTTCTGCTGGTGGCTGGGCGTGCTGGGCGAATGGGACCAGGCGGCAATGAAGCCCGGCCGCGAGCACGTGACCATTGCGGTCAGCGGCGCACACGGCGGCAAGACCATCGACTTCCGTGAACTGGCCCAGCAAGGCATGACCCTGGTTGGCCTGACCCAGGCATTCAATGGCAACGTCGCCTCGTTCCAGCCGAACCTGGTGGAAAACCTCGCACGCGGCGATGAGAACTACCTGGCCCTGCTGGACGCCGCCGATGCCTATATCGAGCGCAACGGCCTGGACCTGCCGCTGGAACCCGAAGCCCGCCGGGTGTTTCCCGACGCAGACTGCATCAAAAACCCGATCCTGGAATTGGACCTGGCCAAGGCCGGTGTCACCTCGATCATCTGGGCCACGGGTTTCGCTGTGGACTACAGCTGGTTGAAAGTCGCTGCGTTTGACGCGGCCGGCAAGCCCCAGCACCAGCGTGGCGTGTCCAGCGAAGCCGGGATCTACTTCCTCGGCCTGCCGTGGCAATCGCGCCGTGGCTCGTCGTTTATCTGGGGTGTCTGGCACGACGCCAAATACGTCGCCGACCACATCGCCATCCAGCGTCAATACCTTGAATACCGCAACGCCGCCCCGGTGGCTCGCCCCTCCACTGTCAGCGCCTGA
- a CDS encoding DUF1028 domain-containing protein: protein MTFSIVGRCADTGQLGIAISSSSIAVGARCPWLRPGVGAVSTQNITLPALGPDVLDLLEQGLAPAEAIDTALTRNGYSQYRQLTAIDHLGRSVHFSGSETLGTHNAVSGEQCVAAGNMLADRAVIEAMVGAFEHGEGQLADRLLAAMHAAIAAGGEAGPVHSAALVVVGELTWPIINLRVDWADEQPILALQKLWDAYRPQVQDYIDRALAPDRSPGYGVAGDDR from the coding sequence ATGACTTTTTCAATCGTCGGCCGCTGCGCCGATACCGGCCAGTTGGGCATTGCCATCAGCTCATCGAGCATTGCCGTGGGCGCGCGCTGCCCGTGGCTGCGGCCGGGTGTGGGGGCGGTGTCGACCCAGAACATCACCTTGCCGGCCCTGGGCCCGGACGTGCTTGACCTGCTGGAACAAGGCCTGGCACCCGCCGAGGCCATCGACACGGCCCTGACTCGCAACGGCTATAGCCAGTACCGGCAGTTGACGGCGATTGATCACCTGGGTCGCAGTGTGCATTTCAGCGGCAGCGAAACCCTCGGTACCCACAACGCGGTGTCGGGCGAGCAGTGCGTGGCGGCGGGCAACATGCTTGCCGATCGCGCCGTGATCGAGGCAATGGTCGGCGCCTTCGAGCACGGTGAAGGCCAATTGGCGGACCGGCTGCTGGCAGCGATGCATGCCGCCATTGCCGCCGGGGGCGAAGCCGGCCCGGTGCATTCCGCCGCGCTCGTGGTGGTGGGCGAACTGACCTGGCCGATTATCAACCTGCGGGTGGATTGGGCCGATGAACAGCCGATACTCGCGCTGCAAAAGCTTTGGGACGCCTATCGCCCACAAGTGCAGGACTACATCGATCGCGCCCTCGCCCCGGATCGCTCGCCCGGCTACGGCGTGGCCGGAGACGACCGATGA
- a CDS encoding MFS transporter — translation MSQTSAHPVAPPRIRRQQTLALSLLVLSGIINYLDRGTLAVANEFVRADLGLSLGEMGILLSAFSWSYALCQLPVGALVDRVGPRWLLGGGLVLWSLAQAAGGLMSSFGWFVLARVLLGIGESPQFPSAARVVSNWFPLRARGTPTGIFNSASPLGIALAPLCLSALIAALDWRWAFYLTGAAGLVVAVVWLAVYRDPVKEALTEEERRYLYSDEPTPHIVAPKVTFADWRSLFGHATTWGMMIGFMGSVYLNWVYLTWLPGYLRTARHMSLEMTGVAAAIPFLCGFIGALVAGWVSDRITRRSETAVLGRRNAMVVAMLGMVVFTVPAALVDSNVIAVACICVVIFLANASSACAWSLATAVAPANRVASLGSIQNFGGFLGGALAPILTGFIAQTWSFVPALLTGAAIALVGAMSYLFLVRNPIPDTASTPLADATVAAHP, via the coding sequence ATGAGCCAGACTTCTGCACACCCGGTTGCGCCACCGCGCATTCGGCGCCAACAAACCCTCGCCCTCAGCCTCCTGGTGCTCAGCGGCATCATCAATTACCTCGACCGTGGCACCCTGGCTGTCGCCAATGAATTCGTGCGCGCCGACCTGGGCCTGTCGCTTGGCGAAATGGGCATCCTGCTCTCGGCGTTCTCTTGGAGCTATGCACTGTGCCAGCTACCGGTCGGCGCCCTGGTAGACCGGGTCGGGCCGCGTTGGCTGCTGGGCGGCGGCCTTGTGCTGTGGTCCCTGGCCCAGGCGGCTGGCGGCCTCATGTCGAGCTTTGGCTGGTTCGTCCTGGCCCGCGTGCTGCTGGGTATTGGCGAGTCGCCGCAATTTCCTTCTGCCGCGCGGGTAGTCAGCAATTGGTTTCCTCTGCGTGCTCGCGGCACCCCGACCGGGATCTTCAACTCGGCGTCGCCGCTGGGCATTGCCCTGGCGCCGTTGTGCCTTTCGGCGTTGATCGCGGCACTCGACTGGCGCTGGGCGTTCTATCTCACTGGCGCCGCGGGCCTGGTAGTGGCGGTGGTCTGGCTGGCGGTGTACCGCGACCCGGTCAAGGAGGCCCTGACCGAGGAAGAGCGTCGTTATTTGTACAGTGATGAGCCCACGCCGCACATCGTCGCCCCCAAGGTCACGTTTGCCGACTGGCGCTCGCTGTTCGGCCATGCGACGACGTGGGGCATGATGATCGGCTTCATGGGGTCGGTGTACTTGAACTGGGTCTACCTCACCTGGTTGCCTGGCTACCTGCGCACGGCCCGGCACATGAGCCTGGAGATGACGGGCGTGGCCGCTGCCATTCCCTTTCTTTGTGGTTTTATCGGCGCACTGGTCGCCGGCTGGGTGTCCGACCGCATCACCCGGCGCAGCGAAACCGCCGTACTGGGGCGTCGTAATGCCATGGTCGTGGCGATGCTGGGCATGGTCGTCTTCACTGTCCCGGCGGCGCTGGTAGACAGCAACGTGATCGCCGTGGCCTGCATTTGCGTGGTGATCTTCCTGGCCAATGCCTCCTCGGCCTGTGCCTGGTCGCTGGCCACGGCAGTGGCGCCGGCTAATCGCGTGGCATCGCTGGGTTCGATCCAGAACTTCGGCGGCTTCCTGGGTGGCGCGCTGGCGCCCATCCTGACTGGGTTCATTGCCCAGACCTGGTCATTTGTACCCGCACTGCTCACCGGAGCCGCCATCGCATTGGTGGGCGCCATGTCTTACCTGTTCCTGGTCCGCAACCCCATCCCCGACACCGCGTCAACGCCGTTGGCCGATGCCACCGTGGCGGCTCATCCATGA
- a CDS encoding RidA family protein produces the protein MPTHTRIRMFNTKETYPNQSLDNDLCQAVRAGNTVYVRGQVGTDFEGNLVGLGDPRAQAEQAMKNVKQLLEEAGSDLSHIVKTTTYLIDPRYREPVYQEVGKWLKGVFPISTGLVVPALGQPQWLMEIDVIAVIPE, from the coding sequence ATGCCTACTCACACTCGCATCCGCATGTTCAACACCAAGGAAACCTACCCCAACCAGAGCCTGGACAACGACCTGTGCCAGGCTGTGCGCGCCGGCAATACCGTGTACGTACGCGGCCAGGTGGGCACCGATTTCGAGGGAAACCTGGTTGGCCTGGGTGACCCGCGCGCCCAGGCCGAGCAAGCGATGAAAAACGTCAAGCAACTGCTGGAAGAAGCCGGCAGCGACCTCAGCCACATCGTCAAGACCACCACCTACCTGATCGACCCGCGCTACCGCGAGCCGGTGTACCAGGAAGTCGGCAAGTGGCTCAAGGGCGTGTTCCCGATCTCCACAGGCCTGGTGGTGCCGGCCCTCGGCCAGCCGCAATGGCTGATGGAAATCGATGTGATCGCCGTTATTCCCGAGTAA
- a CDS encoding GNAT family N-acetyltransferase, whose translation MFHIRVMTLTDYDAVLTLMQGTPGISLRDADSRDATERYLARNPGMSFVAEAEGQLIACVMCGHDGRRGYLQHLLVLPEYRRQGIAQALTQRCLDALAQLGIHKCHLDVFKTNTRAARYWQGQGWHLRTDIDRYSFTRPGDENA comes from the coding sequence ATGTTCCACATCCGCGTGATGACCTTGACCGACTACGACGCCGTCCTCACCCTTATGCAAGGCACCCCCGGCATCTCCCTGCGCGACGCCGACTCCCGCGATGCCACCGAGCGCTACCTGGCACGCAACCCCGGCATGAGTTTTGTCGCCGAAGCCGAAGGCCAGTTGATTGCCTGCGTGATGTGCGGCCATGACGGGCGTCGTGGTTACCTGCAGCATTTGCTGGTGCTGCCGGAGTATCGCCGCCAGGGTATTGCGCAGGCGTTGACGCAACGCTGCCTTGATGCGCTGGCGCAACTGGGCATCCACAAATGCCACCTCGACGTGTTCAAGACCAACACTCGCGCCGCCCGCTATTGGCAAGGCCAGGGCTGGCATCTGCGCACCGATATCGACCGCTATTCCTTCACCCGCCCCGGCGATGAAAACGCCTAG
- a CDS encoding LacI family DNA-binding transcriptional regulator, producing the protein MPAPDAPTLDTPHHLATQEPVLADVARVAKVSTATVSRYLNEPQRVSEKTRAKVRAAIDQLDWVPNAAARSLVSRRSYTIGAIVPTLEHEKFHQQLQAFQNRLGAQGLAVFVACSSYDPAEGYRQARGMLARGVDALALLGDDYPDALFEQLEAKGTPYVVTFGKRAGSRHPCAGFDHGQAYAMITRRLLALGHQRFGIIFQSVADNGRIHARLQAVHATLAEQGLALRPQHQAIRTESLNEGRVAFARASLKHIMSQQPPPTAIICGNDMLAFGTLLEAQALGIAVPGQLSICGFDDIEIAAHSHPALTTVRVPDRQIGEMAAQYLIERLAGRACDGPPMLEVQLIERGSTGIAPTPTLS; encoded by the coding sequence ATGCCTGCCCCAGACGCCCCGACCCTCGATACTCCTCATCACCTTGCGACCCAGGAACCGGTATTGGCCGACGTTGCCCGCGTCGCCAAGGTGTCCACCGCGACGGTCTCGCGCTATTTGAACGAGCCCCAGCGTGTCAGCGAGAAAACCCGCGCCAAGGTCCGAGCGGCCATCGACCAACTGGACTGGGTGCCCAACGCGGCGGCGCGGTCCCTGGTGTCAAGGCGCTCGTACACCATTGGCGCGATTGTGCCGACACTGGAGCATGAAAAATTCCACCAGCAGTTGCAGGCGTTCCAGAATCGCTTGGGGGCGCAAGGGTTGGCAGTGTTTGTCGCATGCTCATCCTACGATCCGGCCGAGGGGTATCGGCAGGCCAGGGGGATGTTGGCGCGCGGCGTCGATGCGCTGGCGTTGCTGGGCGACGATTATCCCGACGCGCTCTTTGAGCAGTTGGAGGCCAAAGGCACGCCTTACGTGGTCACCTTTGGCAAGCGCGCCGGCTCGCGACACCCTTGTGCCGGGTTTGACCATGGGCAAGCCTACGCAATGATTACCCGGCGCCTGCTGGCGTTGGGGCACCAACGGTTTGGCATCATTTTCCAGTCGGTGGCCGACAACGGCCGGATTCACGCCCGCCTGCAAGCGGTGCACGCCACGCTCGCCGAGCAAGGGCTTGCCCTGCGGCCCCAGCACCAGGCAATCCGCACCGAGAGCCTCAACGAGGGCCGCGTGGCCTTCGCCCGCGCCAGCCTCAAACACATCATGAGCCAGCAACCGCCGCCCACCGCGATCATTTGCGGCAATGACATGCTTGCCTTCGGCACGCTGCTGGAAGCCCAGGCACTGGGCATCGCCGTGCCCGGCCAACTGTCCATCTGTGGGTTCGACGACATCGAGATCGCTGCCCATAGCCATCCTGCGTTGACGACAGTCCGGGTGCCGGATCGGCAGATAGGCGAAATGGCGGCGCAGTACTTGATCGAACGCCTGGCGGGGCGCGCCTGTGACGGCCCCCCGATGCTGGAAGTGCAGTTGATCGAGCGCGGGTCGACGGGCATCGCGCCAACGCCGACCCTGTCATGA